A region of Streptomyces sp. NBC_01750 DNA encodes the following proteins:
- a CDS encoding helical backbone metal receptor gives MRVVSLVPSLTEAVAVSAPGLLVGATDWCSHPAELDVARVGGTKNPDVAAVAGLRPDLVIANEEENREPDLAALRAAGIEVLVTEVRNLEQAFRELQRVLVSGCGVARPRWLDEAESAWAAVAPTGAWRAVVPVWRRPWMVLGRDTFAGDLLARLGVRNVYAGHAERYPRMPLEELREGGAQMVVLPDEPYRFAADDGPEAFPRLPAALVSGRHLTWYGPSLAEAPTVLGQSLRRATRQRLA, from the coding sequence GTGCGCGTCGTCTCGCTGGTGCCATCGCTGACCGAGGCCGTGGCCGTCAGCGCACCCGGGCTGCTGGTCGGGGCCACGGACTGGTGCAGCCATCCCGCGGAACTCGATGTCGCACGGGTCGGGGGCACCAAGAACCCGGATGTGGCGGCCGTGGCCGGGCTCCGCCCCGATCTCGTGATCGCGAACGAGGAGGAGAACCGGGAGCCCGATCTGGCCGCACTGCGGGCGGCGGGAATCGAGGTCCTCGTCACCGAGGTGCGCAACCTGGAGCAGGCGTTCCGCGAGCTGCAGCGGGTGCTGGTGTCCGGGTGCGGCGTGGCACGGCCGCGCTGGCTGGACGAGGCGGAGTCGGCGTGGGCCGCGGTCGCGCCCACCGGGGCGTGGCGGGCGGTGGTGCCGGTCTGGCGGCGGCCGTGGATGGTGCTCGGCCGCGACACCTTCGCCGGTGATCTGCTGGCCCGGCTCGGCGTCAGGAATGTGTACGCGGGGCACGCCGAGCGCTATCCGCGTATGCCGCTGGAGGAGCTTCGGGAGGGCGGCGCCCAGATGGTGGTCCTGCCCGACGAGCCGTACCGCTTCGCGGCCGACGACGGGCCCGAGGCCTTTCCCCGGCTGCCCGCCGCGCTGGTCAGCGGCCGTCATCTGACCTGGTACGGGCCCTCACTGGCCGAGGCGCCGACGGTGCTCGGCCAGTCGCTGCGACGAGCAACGCGGCAGCGACTGGCCTAA
- a CDS encoding helix-turn-helix domain-containing protein: MDAMDAKDPKETEPLRVGAAVRRRRRALDLTLAAVAERSGLSVPFLSQIENERARPSMRSLQRVADALETTVGRLIAASDAARTINVVRAPDAAAAAHAVTTRRLVRGHHQLQALEFTGENDAGREFQHRNDELMYVAEGTAEVEAEGRAYRLARGDTLFLSGGVRHRWRATSPDTRILVVTVSDHIDAPADQRR; encoded by the coding sequence ATGGACGCGATGGACGCGAAGGACCCGAAGGAGACCGAACCCCTTCGGGTGGGCGCGGCCGTCCGCAGGCGCCGCCGGGCCCTTGACCTCACGCTGGCGGCAGTGGCGGAGCGCAGCGGTCTCTCCGTGCCCTTCCTCAGCCAGATCGAGAACGAGCGTGCCCGTCCCAGCATGCGTTCGCTCCAGCGGGTCGCCGACGCGCTGGAGACCACGGTGGGCCGGCTGATCGCCGCGTCCGACGCCGCCCGCACCATCAATGTCGTACGCGCCCCGGATGCCGCCGCCGCTGCGCACGCCGTCACGACGCGTCGCCTCGTGCGGGGACACCATCAGCTGCAAGCCCTGGAATTCACCGGTGAGAATGACGCGGGACGCGAGTTCCAGCACCGCAACGACGAGCTGATGTACGTCGCCGAGGGTACGGCGGAGGTCGAGGCGGAAGGACGCGCCTACCGGCTCGCGCGCGGCGACACCCTCTTCCTCTCCGGCGGCGTCCGGCACCGCTGGCGTGCCACCTCACCCGACACCCGGATCCTGGTCGTCACCGTCTCCGACCACATCGACGCGCCCGCCGATCAGCGGCGCTGA
- a CDS encoding TDT family transporter: MVIAVQPRSRTAAGAPAAVRLYSFRHFGPNWYATVMGTAIVANAGVALPVDVPGLRTACVAVWALSAVLLALVLAARATHWIHHRDQARAHLVDPAIAPFYGCLSMALLAVGTGTLTVGQDVIGESAAVAAAAVLFGIGTLIGLCAAVVVPYLMVVRHLVTPSTASPVWLLPVVSPMVSASLGPLLVPHLPAGQWREAMLLGSYAMFGISLLATSVILPMVFARLVHHGPLPLALTPTLFLVLGPLGQSTTAVSKLADVAPGAIAAPYATGFGAFAVIYGVPVMGFALMWLALAGSMVVRAAREGMPFTMTWWAFTFPLGTCVTGAEGLAGHTGLVALEWLAVGLFAVLVTAWAVTGVRTLRGLFSGALLAAPLQK; this comes from the coding sequence ATGGTCATCGCCGTGCAGCCCCGTTCCCGCACCGCCGCCGGCGCTCCCGCGGCCGTACGGCTGTACTCGTTCCGCCACTTCGGCCCCAACTGGTACGCGACCGTCATGGGCACGGCCATCGTCGCGAACGCCGGAGTCGCCCTCCCCGTCGACGTCCCGGGGCTGCGGACGGCCTGCGTCGCCGTGTGGGCGCTCTCCGCCGTGCTGCTGGCCCTCGTCCTGGCAGCGCGCGCCACGCACTGGATCCACCACCGCGACCAGGCCCGCGCCCACCTCGTGGACCCGGCGATCGCGCCCTTCTACGGCTGTCTGTCCATGGCGCTGCTGGCCGTCGGAACCGGCACGCTGACCGTGGGTCAGGACGTCATCGGCGAGAGCGCGGCCGTGGCGGCCGCAGCCGTGCTCTTCGGCATCGGCACCCTCATCGGACTCTGCGCCGCCGTCGTCGTCCCGTACCTGATGGTCGTCCGCCATCTGGTGACGCCCAGCACCGCCTCACCGGTCTGGCTGCTCCCCGTCGTCTCCCCCATGGTCTCCGCGTCGCTCGGTCCCCTGCTGGTACCTCATCTGCCGGCCGGCCAGTGGCGGGAGGCGATGCTGCTCGGGAGCTACGCGATGTTCGGGATCAGTCTGCTGGCGACCTCCGTCATCCTGCCGATGGTCTTCGCCCGGCTCGTCCACCATGGCCCGCTGCCGCTCGCTCTCACCCCCACCCTCTTTCTGGTCCTCGGCCCGCTCGGCCAGTCGACCACCGCCGTCAGCAAGCTCGCGGACGTGGCTCCCGGTGCGATCGCGGCTCCGTACGCCACCGGCTTCGGCGCCTTCGCGGTGATCTATGGCGTCCCTGTGATGGGTTTCGCGCTGATGTGGCTGGCGCTCGCGGGCTCGATGGTGGTGCGCGCCGCACGCGAAGGCATGCCCTTCACGATGACCTGGTGGGCCTTCACCTTCCCGCTCGGCACCTGTGTGACCGGCGCGGAGGGGCTGGCGGGCCATACGGGGCTGGTCGCGCTCGAGTGGCTGGCGGTCGGCCTGTTCGCCGTCCTTGTCACGGCATGGGCCGTGACCGGAGTGCGTACCCTGCGGGGTCTGTTCAGCGGAGCGCTGCTCGCAGCGCCTCTGCAGAAGTAG